A genomic window from Streptomyces broussonetiae includes:
- a CDS encoding PH domain-containing protein encodes MTTPDHQSPAPQPPLPVAKDRIYRSPMALAGGVLLLAVIAWLGFDALIQGRGRTPWLALAGMILVVPLVIAFTLRPAVFAGEDRLRIRNPFRVIGIPWGEIAALRSGYSNEVVDKAGRKYQLWALPVSLRGRKKAEARKARAAADAARGDRPAGRGLGGLGAGGMGLFGGGAGGSITPTGATRAETDQAMDDLRELLEQRGEAESAQGEISVRWAYEVAAPVVAGAVLMVILFAVH; translated from the coding sequence ATGACGACCCCGGACCACCAGTCACCCGCGCCGCAGCCCCCGCTGCCCGTCGCGAAGGACCGGATCTACCGCTCGCCCATGGCACTGGCGGGCGGCGTGCTGCTGCTCGCCGTCATCGCCTGGCTGGGCTTCGACGCCCTGATCCAGGGGCGCGGACGTACGCCGTGGCTGGCGCTCGCCGGGATGATCCTGGTGGTGCCGCTGGTGATCGCCTTCACGCTCCGCCCGGCGGTCTTCGCCGGCGAGGACCGGCTGCGCATCCGCAACCCGTTCCGGGTGATCGGCATTCCCTGGGGTGAGATCGCCGCACTGCGGTCCGGCTACTCCAACGAGGTCGTCGACAAGGCGGGCCGCAAGTACCAGCTGTGGGCCCTGCCCGTCTCGCTGCGCGGCCGCAAGAAGGCGGAGGCGCGCAAGGCGCGGGCGGCGGCGGACGCGGCACGCGGCGACCGGCCCGCCGGCCGGGGCCTCGGCGGCCTGGGCGCCGGCGGCATGGGCCTTTTCGGGGGCGGCGCTGGCGGCTCCATCACCCCGACCGGTGCGACCCGCGCGGAGACCGACCAGGCCATGGACGACCTGCGCGAGCTGCTGGAGCAGCGCGGCGAGGCCGAGTCGGCGCAGGGGGAGATCAGCGTGCGCTGGGCGTACGAGGTGGCCGCGCCGGTGGTGGCGGGTGCGGTGCTGATGGTGATTCTGTTCGCCGTGCACTGA
- the deoC gene encoding deoxyribose-phosphate aldolase has protein sequence MPTTAPTAHALADVTASDSTLRRFLHGLPGVDAVGLEARAASLGTRSIKTTAKAYAIDLAISMVDLTTLEGADTPGKVRALGAKAAHPDPTDRTTPTTAAVCVYPDMVAVAKEAVAGSGVKVASVATAFPAGRAALDVKLADVREAVAAGADEIDMVIDRGAFLAGKYLKVHDEIVAVKQACGTSARLKVIFETGELSTYDNIRRASWLGMIAGADFIKTSTGKVAVNATPANTLLMLEAVRDFRAQTGVQVGVKPAGGIRTTKDAIKFLVLVNETAGEDWLDNHWFRFGASSLLNDLLMQRQKLATGRYSGPDYVTVD, from the coding sequence ATGCCCACTACCGCACCCACAGCACACGCTCTCGCCGACGTCACCGCGTCCGACAGCACGCTGCGCCGCTTCCTCCATGGGCTGCCCGGCGTCGACGCGGTCGGCCTGGAGGCGCGCGCCGCGTCCCTCGGCACCCGTTCCATCAAGACCACCGCGAAGGCGTACGCCATCGACCTCGCCATCTCGATGGTCGACCTGACGACGCTGGAAGGCGCGGACACCCCGGGCAAGGTCCGGGCGCTCGGCGCCAAGGCGGCCCACCCGGACCCGACGGACCGGACGACCCCGACCACGGCGGCCGTCTGCGTCTACCCCGACATGGTGGCCGTCGCCAAGGAGGCCGTCGCCGGCTCCGGCGTGAAGGTCGCCTCCGTCGCCACCGCCTTCCCGGCCGGCCGCGCCGCCCTCGACGTGAAGCTGGCCGACGTCCGCGAGGCCGTCGCCGCGGGCGCCGACGAGATCGACATGGTCATCGACCGGGGCGCGTTCCTGGCCGGCAAGTACCTCAAGGTCCACGACGAGATCGTCGCCGTGAAGCAGGCCTGCGGCACCAGTGCCCGGCTGAAGGTCATCTTCGAGACCGGCGAGCTGTCGACGTACGACAACATCCGCCGCGCCTCCTGGCTCGGCATGATCGCCGGCGCCGACTTCATCAAGACCTCGACGGGCAAGGTCGCGGTCAACGCCACCCCCGCCAACACGCTGCTGATGCTGGAGGCCGTGCGGGACTTCCGCGCGCAGACCGGCGTCCAGGTCGGCGTGAAGCCCGCCGGCGGCATCCGCACCACCAAGGACGCCATCAAGTTCCTGGTCCTGGTCAACGAGACCGCGGGCGAGGACTGGCTGGACAACCACTGGTTCCGCTTCGGAGCCTCCTCGCTCCTGAACGACCTGCTCATGCAGCGTCAGAAGCTGGCCACCGGCCGCTACTCCGGCCCCGACTACGTCACGGTGGACTGA